From Fundulus heteroclitus isolate FHET01 chromosome 14, MU-UCD_Fhet_4.1, whole genome shotgun sequence, the proteins below share one genomic window:
- the LOC118565795 gene encoding myelin-oligodendrocyte glycoprotein-like isoform X2, with protein sequence MSMYLRWITALCFSLSWTLVQGNLQLIGSSQPITAAPGDDVLLPCRVDPEWDAVGRTVEWSRPDLRVPGRQRRVEYVYVYRFQKTERDMMMETYVQRTSLSEAGLKRGDVSLTIRNVSLEDGGRFRCFIPSLRRDAEVLLVVDPNFVKMTTTEPVPDRNPTTPAPQEETISTGGRVRLHICFSVFAFFICLSAVLASIVGKRRKIQEVLHLAAPRLSRKSPDLQINT encoded by the exons GTAACCTTCAGCTGATTGGTTCgtctcagccaatcacagccgCTCCTGGAGATGACGTCCTCCTCCCATGTCGGGTGGATCCTGAGTGGGACGCCGTGGGGAGGACGGTGGAGTGGTCCAGACCGGACCTGCGGGTCCCGGGCAGACAGAGGCGTGTGGAGTACGTGTACGTGTACCGCTTCCAGAAGacggagcgagacatgatgaTGGAGACGTACGTCCAGAGGACGTCTCTGTCAGAGGCAGGACTCAAACGTGGAGACGTGTCTCTGACCATCAGGAACGTGAGCTTGGAGGACGGCGGCAGGTTCAGATGTTTCATCCCAAGCCTGAGGAGAGATGCAGAAGTTCTGCTGGTTGTCG ACCCAAACTTTGTTAAAATGACGACAACGGAACCGGTTCCTGATAGAAACCCCACCACTCCAGCCCCACAGGAGGAGACCATCAGTACCG GTGGACGAGTCAGGCTCCatatttgtttctctgtttttgccttCTTCATTTGCCTGAGTGCGGTGTTGGCCTCCATCGTTGGAAAAAGGCGAAAAATTCAGGAA GTTCTTCATCTGGCAGCTCCCAGACTCAGCAGGAAGAGCCCAGACCTGCAGATCAACACATGA
- the LOC118565795 gene encoding myelin-oligodendrocyte glycoprotein-like isoform X3, translating to MSMYLHWITALFFSLSWTFVQGNLQLIGSSQPITAAPGDDVLLPCRVDPEWDAVGRTVEWSRPDLRVPGRQRRVEYVYVYRFQKTERDMMMETYVQRTSLSEAGLKRGDVSLTIRNVSLEDGGRFRCFIPSLRRDAEVLLVVDPNFVKMTTTEPVPDRNPTTPAPQEETISTGGRVRLHICFSVFAFFICLSAVLASIVGKRRKIQEVLHLAAPRLSRKSPDLQINT from the exons ATGTCGATGTATTTACACTGGATTACTGCCttgttcttctctctgtcctggACCTTTGTTCAAG GTAACCTTCAGCTGATTGGTTCgtctcagccaatcacagccgCTCCTGGAGATGACGTCCTCCTCCCATGTCGGGTGGATCCTGAGTGGGACGCCGTGGGGAGGACGGTGGAGTGGTCCAGACCGGACCTGCGGGTCCCGGGCAGACAGAGGCGTGTGGAGTACGTGTACGTGTACCGCTTCCAGAAGacggagcgagacatgatgaTGGAGACGTACGTCCAGAGGACGTCTCTGTCAGAGGCAGGACTCAAACGTGGAGACGTGTCTCTGACCATCAGGAACGTGAGCTTGGAGGACGGCGGCAGGTTCAGATGTTTCATCCCAAGCCTGAGGAGAGATGCAGAAGTTCTGCTGGTTGTCG ACCCAAACTTTGTTAAAATGACGACAACGGAACCGGTTCCTGATAGAAACCCCACCACTCCAGCCCCACAGGAGGAGACCATCAGTACCG GTGGACGAGTCAGGCTCCatatttgtttctctgtttttgccttCTTCATTTGCCTGAGTGCGGTGTTGGCCTCCATCGTTGGAAAAAGGCGAAAAATTCAGGAA GTTCTTCATCTGGCAGCTCCCAGACTCAGCAGGAAGAGCCCAGACCTGCAGATCAACACATGA